One Brassica napus cultivar Da-Ae chromosome C2, Da-Ae, whole genome shotgun sequence DNA window includes the following coding sequences:
- the LOC106395304 gene encoding long chain acyl-CoA synthetase 5: protein MTSEKKFIYEVEAAKEATDGKPSIGPVYRSTLAKNGFPDPIDGIHSCWDIFRTAVEKYPNNRMLGQREIVNEKAGKYEWKTYKEVYDIVIKLGNSLRSCGFEEGGKCGIYGANCPEWIISMEACNAHGLYCVPLYDTLGAGAVEFIISHAEVAIAFVEENKIPELFKTCPNSTKYMKTVVSFGGVKPEQKEEAEKLGLVIHAWDEFLKLGEGNQYELPVKKKSDICTIMYTSGTTGDPKGVLISNESIVTITTGVMHFLQSVNESLTEKDVYISYLPLAHVFDLAIEECIIQVGGSIGFWRGDVKLLIEDLGELKPSIFCAVPRVLDRVYTGLQQKLSVGGFFKKKVFDVAFSYKFGNMKKGQSHVAAAPFCDKLVFNKVKQGLGGNVRIILSGAAPLASHIESFLRVVACCHVLQGYGLTESCAGTFVTFPDDLDMLGTVGPPVPNVDIRLESVPDMEYDALGSTPRGEICIRGKTLFSGYHKREDLTKEVLIDGWFHTGDVGEWQPDGSMKIIDRKKNIFKLAQGEYVAVESLENVYGQVDAIDSVWVYGNSFESFLIAVVNPTQRTLESWAVENGVDGDFNSICQNAKAKAFILGELVKAGRERKLKGFEIIRAVHLEPVAFDIERDLLTPTYKKKRPQLLKYYQNVIDEIYNAAKEGQGSGQ, encoded by the exons ATGACGTCAGAGAAGAAATTCATCTACGAGGTGGAAGCTGCTAAGGAAGCCACCGATGGAAAACCCTCCATTGGTCCTGTCTATCGCAGTACTTTGGCGAAAAACGGATTCCCTGACCCGATCGACGGTATCCACAGCTGTTGGGATATTTTCCG CACGGCTGTTGAGAAATATCCAAACAACCGAATGCTTGGCCAACGTGAGATCGTGAACGAAAAG gcAGGAAAGTACGAGTGGAAAACATACAAAGAAGTATATGACATTGTCATTAAACTTGGGAATTCTCTTCGCAGCTGCGGGTTTGAGGAG GGAGGAAAATGTGGTATCTATGGTGCAAATTGTCCTGAATGGATCATAAGCATGGAG GCCTGTAATGCACACGGCCTCTATTGTGTCCCTCTATACGATACATTAG GCGCTGGTGCAGTGGAGTTCATTATTTCTCACGCAGAGGTTGCAATTGCTTTTGTGGAGGAGAATAAAATCCCTGAG CTTTTTAAGACATGTCCAAACTCTACAAAATATATGAAGA CTGTTGTGAGCTTTGGGGGCGTCAAACCGGAACAGAAAGAAGAAGCTGAAAAGTTGGGTTTGGTAATACATGCTTGGGATGAGTTCTTGAAGTTG GGCGAAGGTAACCAATATGAGCTTCCAGTTAAAAAGAAAAGTGACATATGCACGATTATGTATACTAGCGGAACCACCGGTGACCCAAAGGGAGTTCTAATTTCAAACGAGAGCATTGTTACTATAACAACTGGAGTTATGCATTTCCTACAGAGTGTGAACGAATCA CTAACTGAGAAGGATGTATATATTTCGTATCTTCCTCTTGCTCACGTCTTTGATCTGGCTATCGAGGAATGTATCATTCAAGTGGGTGGTTCAATTGGTTTCTGGCGCGGG GATGTGAAGCTGTTGATTGAAGACCTTGGTGAGCTAAAGCCAAGTATTTTTTGCGCTGTTCCTCGTGTCCTAGACCGAGTATACACAG GGCTGCAACAGAAACTATCTGTTGGCGGtttcttcaagaagaaggtttTCGATGTTGCATTTTCCTA TAAATTTGGAAATATGAAGAAGGGACAGTCTCATGTCGCGGCCGCTCCATTTTGTGACAAACTTGTCTTCAACAAG GTTAAACAAGGACTGGGAGGAAATGTGAGGATTATTCTATCTGGAGCAGCTCCTCTTGCTAGTCACATAGAGTCATTTCTTAGAGTTGTGGCATGTTGTCATGTTCTACAAGGATATG GTCTAACGGAGAGCTGTGCTGGAACATTTGTCACGTTCCCAGACGACCTGGACATGCTTGGTACAGTTGGTCCACCTGTGCCAAACGTCGATATACGCCTGGAATCTGTTCCGGACATGGAATATGATGCTCTTGGAAGTACCCCGCGGGGCGAAATCTGCATCCGTGGGAAAACCCTGTTTTCTGGGTACCACAAACGTGAAGACCTCACAAAAGAGGTTCTTATTGATGGATGGTTTCACACAG GTGATGTTGGCGAGTGGCAACCAGATGGAAGCATGAAGATAATTGACCGGAAAAAGAACATATTCAAACTCGCGCAAGGAGAGTATGTTGCAGTTGAGAGTTTAGAAAACGTCTACGGTCAAGTAGATGCCATTGATTCA GTATGGGTGTATGGGAACAGCTTTGAGTCCTTCCTTATCGCAGTTGTTAACCCGACTCAGCGAACTCTTGAAAGCTGGGCCGTAGAGAACGGAGTTGATGGAGACTTCAACTCTATCTGTCAAAATGCAAAAGCAAAAGCATTCATACTTGGAGAACTTGTTAAGGCAGGCAGAGAGAGAaag TTGAAAGGATTTGAGATCATTAGAGCTGTTCATTTGGAACCCGTGGCTTTCGACATTGAAAGAGATCTTCTTACTCCTACCTACAAAAAAAAGAGGCCTCAATTGCTCAAATACTATcaa AATGTGATTGATGAGATATACAACGCTGCAAAGGAAGGTC